In Desulfofundulus kuznetsovii DSM 6115, the following are encoded in one genomic region:
- a CDS encoding helicase-related protein, whose product MAAIFSSPTCVEVIEAIQDHLPALYFAFSRGRTELLAEELGREWDFLTSGEKRTVRRMIQEAEENNPGLFGPRRQNLRRLLLQGIGYHHAGLSPLLKDLVERLYESRLVYVLFCTETFAVGVNFPAASTVFDACRKWDGQEFRPLLNREFFQMAGRAGRRGYDEVGRVFVRIDERFPEQTGFYREDEVEPVRGRLTISPNTVLSLLHWKTDAEIRRLLEKNLSVYQSNKESRQLRREVQKLEEKAAELARCFCPDRGRDCCELYRVKLRKELNQLKKSKHRNRSDIRQRRQEVQLLLQKARKKCRYKICLEASRKIRRLEERVHLLHKRLKQLDKHSRDYVREFENVWSLLEKLGYVQGRELLPRGKFALYVHVQEILVTELVFSGIILESPPVEAAAILAGVDYQPGRDEQVIPPPFSLERVEELRRFLLGSGVPEHFCVWSPLPAALAAAWYQGATFDQLLGMTNLQEGDIFSILRREIDLLRQIERAAGEDRALALLARELRRRLDRDEVAVVGV is encoded by the coding sequence TTGGCCGCCATATTTTCCAGTCCAACCTGTGTTGAAGTGATCGAAGCAATTCAGGACCACCTGCCGGCCCTTTACTTTGCCTTCAGCCGTGGACGGACCGAGTTGCTGGCGGAAGAACTGGGCCGGGAGTGGGATTTCCTTACTTCCGGGGAGAAGCGGACCGTCCGGCGGATGATCCAGGAAGCGGAGGAGAACAATCCCGGCCTTTTCGGCCCCCGGCGCCAAAACCTGCGCCGCTTGCTGCTTCAGGGCATTGGCTATCACCATGCCGGCCTGTCGCCGCTGCTCAAGGATCTGGTGGAAAGGCTGTATGAATCCCGGCTGGTTTATGTCCTTTTTTGCACGGAAACCTTTGCCGTGGGGGTTAACTTTCCCGCCGCCAGTACGGTTTTTGACGCCTGCCGCAAGTGGGACGGCCAGGAGTTCCGCCCCCTTTTAAACCGGGAATTTTTCCAGATGGCCGGCCGGGCGGGCCGGCGCGGGTATGATGAGGTGGGGCGGGTTTTCGTGCGCATCGACGAGCGTTTCCCCGAGCAAACCGGCTTTTACCGGGAGGACGAGGTGGAACCGGTCCGGGGCAGGCTTACCATCTCGCCCAATACGGTTTTAAGCCTTTTGCACTGGAAAACCGATGCGGAAATTCGCCGCCTGCTGGAAAAAAATTTATCCGTCTACCAGAGCAATAAGGAGAGCCGGCAGCTCCGCCGGGAGGTGCAGAAGCTGGAAGAAAAGGCGGCGGAACTGGCCCGGTGTTTTTGCCCCGACCGGGGCCGGGACTGCTGCGAGCTTTACCGGGTCAAGCTGCGCAAAGAGCTGAACCAGCTTAAAAAAAGCAAGCACCGCAATCGCTCCGACATAAGACAGCGCCGGCAGGAAGTTCAGCTTTTATTGCAAAAGGCCCGCAAAAAATGCCGCTATAAGATTTGTCTCGAAGCATCAAGGAAGATACGCCGGCTGGAGGAAAGGGTCCACCTGCTGCACAAGCGGTTGAAGCAGCTGGACAAACACTCCCGGGATTATGTGCGGGAGTTTGAGAATGTGTGGAGCCTGCTGGAAAAACTGGGGTATGTGCAGGGCCGGGAGCTTTTACCCCGGGGGAAATTTGCCCTTTACGTGCACGTGCAGGAAATACTGGTTACCGAACTGGTTTTCTCCGGTATTATCCTGGAGTCCCCTCCTGTCGAGGCGGCTGCCATCCTGGCCGGGGTGGACTACCAGCCCGGGCGGGATGAACAGGTGATTCCACCTCCCTTTTCCCTGGAAAGGGTGGAAGAATTGCGCCGTTTTTTACTCGGGAGCGGCGTACCGGAGCACTTTTGTGTCTGGTCGCCCCTTCCCGCCGCCCTGGCCGCGGCCTGGTACCAGGGAGCCACCTTTGACCAGCTTTTGGGCATGACCAACCTTCAGGAAGGGGACATCTTTTCCATCCTGCGCCGGGAAATCGACCTTTTGCGCCAGATTGAAAGGGCTGCCGGGGAAGACCGCGCCCTGGCCCTGCTGGCCAGGGAACTGCGCCGGCGCCTGGACCGGGACGAGGTGGCCGTGGTGGGGGTGTAA
- a CDS encoding DEAD/DEAH box helicase: MVQKKETGVRGKRRPRRRRSKIVLPAGPLKLDRFQEEAIAALLEGYTVLVAAPTGTGKTLIAEKLLEHILAAGKGAVYTSPIKALSNQKFRDFGQLFGPERVGLITGDLSINERAPLLVMTTEIFRNWCFANPEELEHTSHVIFDEMHYLDDPERGTAWEESIIFAPPHMKILGLSATVPNIQEISSWMAEVRGEVVKVIEERCRAVPLEISWIAPGGDVLDEEEAREEIAERQEIRRWRRHRWNEMTAAGWEELDY; encoded by the coding sequence TTGGTACAGAAAAAAGAAACCGGTGTCCGGGGTAAACGCCGGCCACGGCGCCGCCGGTCAAAGATTGTTTTACCTGCGGGACCGTTAAAACTCGATCGCTTTCAGGAAGAAGCAATTGCCGCGTTGTTGGAGGGATATACCGTTCTGGTAGCTGCGCCGACGGGAACGGGTAAAACCCTGATTGCCGAAAAACTGCTGGAACATATATTGGCTGCGGGGAAGGGAGCGGTGTACACGTCGCCCATTAAAGCCCTGTCCAACCAGAAATTCCGGGACTTCGGGCAGCTTTTCGGCCCGGAGCGGGTGGGGTTGATTACGGGGGACCTTTCCATTAACGAGAGGGCTCCCCTGCTGGTGATGACCACGGAAATCTTTCGCAACTGGTGTTTTGCCAATCCCGAGGAACTGGAGCACACCTCCCACGTCATTTTTGACGAGATGCACTATCTGGACGACCCGGAGCGTGGTACGGCCTGGGAGGAAAGCATCATTTTCGCCCCGCCCCACATGAAGATTCTGGGCCTCTCCGCCACCGTACCCAATATTCAGGAAATTTCCTCCTGGATGGCCGAGGTGCGGGGGGAAGTGGTGAAAGTGATTGAAGAACGGTGCCGGGCCGTTCCCCTGGAAATCTCCTGGATTGCGCCCGGGGGAGATGTGCTGGACGAGGAAGAGGCCCGGGAGGAAATTGCCGAGAGACAGGAAATTCGCCGCTGGCGCCGTCACCGCTGGAACGAGATGACGGCTGCCGGGTGGGAGGAATTAGATTATTAG
- a CDS encoding mannosyltransferase family protein, with protein sequence MFRQRFSRFNSDLVAIYLAHQLLIVLAGYFAVIFFPGHYDPKQFFILVGQGLNRWDAGWYLRIAQEGYNEKSAAFFPLYPLLIHLLSRLGLAPAAAGILISNLSLAGILAIFYRLARMDYDPPTSRRATWYLALFPTAFYLSAIYTESLYLLLVLLTFYFLRQGRWLPAGLCGMLAAATRNLGVFLLFPGLWEYWRATKGKISKDIVFLALIPAGLLFFMIFLQTELGNPLAFIKAQQFWHRSFSWPWFSLEQAAVLLWENRRFSRQLLDLSFTLAGLALFFISLGRERPSYTLFALIGLLVPLFSPAPHAPLLSMPRFVMVLFPIYLTLARLVKEERGHNFILALTSSLFFFLYLLFARGYWIA encoded by the coding sequence ATGTTCAGGCAGCGGTTTTCCCGGTTTAATTCAGATCTGGTCGCCATCTACCTGGCCCACCAGCTGTTAATAGTATTGGCCGGGTATTTTGCCGTTATTTTTTTCCCCGGCCATTACGATCCGAAGCAGTTTTTTATCCTTGTGGGACAGGGGCTCAACCGCTGGGACGCAGGCTGGTACCTGAGAATTGCCCAGGAGGGTTACAACGAAAAATCCGCTGCCTTCTTTCCTCTTTACCCATTGCTCATTCACCTGCTCAGCCGGCTGGGCCTGGCCCCGGCAGCAGCCGGGATCTTAATATCCAATCTCTCCCTGGCCGGCATCCTGGCCATTTTCTACCGGCTGGCCAGGATGGACTATGACCCGCCAACCTCCCGGAGGGCCACGTGGTACCTGGCCCTGTTTCCCACCGCCTTTTACCTTTCCGCCATTTATACCGAATCCCTTTACCTTCTGCTGGTGCTTTTAACCTTTTACTTCTTGCGCCAGGGACGGTGGCTTCCGGCCGGCCTTTGCGGCATGCTGGCCGCAGCCACGCGGAACTTGGGCGTGTTTTTACTTTTTCCCGGACTGTGGGAATACTGGCGCGCCACTAAAGGGAAAATAAGCAAGGACATTGTTTTTCTAGCCCTGATCCCCGCGGGCTTACTGTTTTTCATGATTTTCCTGCAGACAGAGCTGGGTAACCCCCTGGCCTTTATCAAGGCCCAGCAATTCTGGCACCGCTCCTTTAGCTGGCCCTGGTTCAGTCTGGAGCAGGCCGCGGTGCTCCTGTGGGAAAACCGGCGCTTTAGCCGCCAGTTGCTGGACCTTTCCTTCACCCTGGCGGGATTGGCGTTGTTCTTCATATCCCTGGGGAGAGAGCGCCCGTCCTATACATTATTTGCGTTGATCGGGCTTTTGGTGCCGCTTTTCTCCCCGGCACCCCACGCACCTTTATTGAGCATGCCGCGATTTGTGATGGTGTTATTTCCGATTTACCTGACCCTGGCCCGGCTGGTCAAGGAAGAACGGGGGCACAATTTCATCCTTGCCCTGACCTCATCCCTGTTCTTTTTCCTCTACTTGCTTTTTGCCCGCGGGTACTGGATTGCTTAA
- a CDS encoding glycosyltransferase — protein MLTVIIPTYNEEQNIVPLTKRICRSLKGKTFEILFVDDSNDGTTKVLEELSRENPQVRFIHRQNQRGLATAVVEGFRAARGDVLAVMDADLQHPPEVLPRLLESIEKGNDLVIASRFVPGGEDGGLTPFRRMISLTARVIGRLALKKVRPVNDPLSGFFMLKKEVIEDVPLSPLGWKILMEVLVRGRYHRPAEVPYVFERRRSNHSKMNLTEQVNYLRHLVRLVLSSPEDLRFWKFCLVGTTGVAVNMFFFLLFTRLFSLDVVLSALLATSLAIFGNFLLNDLFTWAQQKEDHLLGRAVKFYLCSGAGMVINVAVLSALHCYLRIPAILANGAGILASTAWNYYANNRWTWASTTSPLANEKPDSQ, from the coding sequence TTGCTTACGGTAATCATCCCAACCTACAACGAAGAACAAAATATCGTCCCTCTGACCAAACGCATTTGCCGGTCCCTGAAAGGAAAAACATTTGAAATCCTGTTTGTGGACGACAGCAACGACGGCACGACTAAAGTTCTGGAAGAATTAAGCCGTGAAAACCCTCAGGTCAGGTTCATCCACCGGCAGAACCAGCGGGGTCTGGCCACGGCCGTGGTGGAGGGGTTCAGAGCGGCCAGGGGCGACGTGCTGGCGGTAATGGACGCGGATCTCCAGCACCCGCCGGAGGTCCTTCCCCGCCTGTTAGAGAGCATCGAAAAGGGGAACGACCTGGTCATTGCTTCCCGCTTTGTACCCGGGGGTGAAGACGGCGGCTTAACCCCCTTTAGAAGGATGATTTCCCTGACGGCCCGCGTGATTGGCCGCCTGGCCCTTAAAAAGGTGCGTCCGGTAAATGATCCCTTGAGCGGATTTTTTATGCTGAAAAAAGAGGTAATTGAAGATGTGCCACTCTCTCCCCTGGGATGGAAGATTCTCATGGAAGTGCTGGTGCGCGGGCGTTACCACCGGCCGGCCGAAGTTCCCTATGTCTTCGAGCGCCGCCGGAGTAACCACTCCAAAATGAATTTAACCGAACAGGTTAATTACCTGCGCCACCTGGTGCGGCTGGTTTTAAGCAGCCCCGAAGACCTGCGCTTCTGGAAGTTTTGCCTGGTGGGTACAACAGGGGTGGCGGTGAACATGTTCTTCTTCCTGCTCTTTACCCGCCTGTTTTCCCTGGATGTGGTGCTTTCCGCCCTGCTGGCCACCAGCCTGGCCATATTCGGCAATTTCCTGCTGAACGACCTTTTTACCTGGGCACAGCAAAAGGAGGACCATCTGCTGGGCCGGGCCGTAAAATTTTACCTTTGTTCCGGTGCGGGCATGGTGATTAATGTAGCCGTTCTAAGCGCCTTGCACTGCTACCTGCGCATACCGGCCATCCTGGCTAACGGGGCAGGCATTCTCGCTTCTACGGCATGGAATTATTATGCCAACAACCGCTGGACCTGGGCAAGCACCACTTCCCCGCTGGCCAACGAAAAACCCGATTCACAATAG
- a CDS encoding Sec-independent protein translocase subunit TatA/TatB yields MFGMGPWELILILIIALVIFGPSKLPEVGQALGKGLREFRRAANPVREEIKEEVTQDQTTNVTKAVRAQE; encoded by the coding sequence ATGTTTGGTATGGGACCGTGGGAGCTGATTTTAATCCTGATCATTGCCCTGGTGATCTTTGGACCGTCCAAACTGCCGGAAGTGGGGCAGGCTTTGGGGAAGGGCTTGAGAGAATTTCGCCGGGCGGCCAACCCGGTCAGGGAAGAGATAAAGGAAGAAGTGACGCAGGATCAGACCACAAATGTGACGAAAGCGGTTAGGGCGCAGGAGTAA
- the tatC gene encoding twin-arginine translocase subunit TatC: MDGKTMPLAGHLGELRRVVIVSTIALIACAIIAFFAFGDQLLAFLTRPLKELDVPVIATRVGEAFITKIKVSLLAGFILAFPVMVWQVLGFILPALTRGERRLLLVLFPLSVTLFATGVAFAYFTVFPLTVRFLLVLVTEGLQPMITVRDYLSFVLAFFIPFGLVFQLPLAAFVLTRMGLVTPRWLVKKRRYALLVNFILAAVLTPGSDVISQLMMALPMVLLYEAGVLVSCLVYRLSRSKMDKVGMVEINT, translated from the coding sequence ATGGATGGGAAGACCATGCCCCTGGCGGGGCATCTTGGGGAACTGCGCAGAGTAGTTATTGTCTCAACCATAGCTTTAATAGCCTGTGCGATCATTGCCTTCTTTGCCTTTGGCGATCAGCTGCTGGCCTTCTTGACCAGGCCCTTGAAAGAGCTGGATGTGCCCGTAATTGCCACCCGGGTGGGTGAGGCGTTCATAACCAAAATTAAGGTCAGCCTCCTGGCGGGATTCATCCTTGCGTTTCCGGTTATGGTGTGGCAGGTGCTGGGTTTTATCCTGCCCGCCCTCACCCGGGGGGAAAGGCGCCTTTTGCTCGTGCTCTTTCCCCTCTCGGTGACCCTTTTTGCAACCGGGGTTGCTTTCGCCTACTTTACGGTCTTTCCCCTCACCGTACGGTTTTTGCTGGTACTGGTAACGGAAGGGCTGCAGCCCATGATCACGGTGCGCGATTATCTTTCTTTTGTGCTGGCTTTCTTCATTCCCTTTGGTTTGGTTTTCCAGTTGCCCCTGGCGGCCTTTGTTTTGACCCGGATGGGGTTGGTCACGCCCCGCTGGCTGGTGAAAAAACGCAGGTACGCTCTGTTGGTAAATTTCATTCTCGCGGCTGTCTTAACACCGGGTTCCGATGTTATCTCCCAGTTGATGATGGCCTTGCCCATGGTGCTGCTGTACGAGGCAGGCGTTCTGGTTTCCTGCCTGGTTTACCGCCTGTCCCGCTCTAAAATGGACAAAGTGGGCATGGTGGAGATTAACACTTAA
- a CDS encoding formate dehydrogenase subunit gamma, translating into MADKILENEKKVRRHSASVLFVHWAVAISTILLIFSGFGQMPVYRRYMIYKIPGLGWSADFSVTLYIHYVAAAVLMFAAAYHIVFHVMRKEYGILPRRGDLKESYLIIKAMLTGGKEPPSDKFLAEQRLAYAYIGFWLLVIIVTGIVKVLKNLPGINFPGNTMIWVSDIHTLATFMLIFGILAHLAAFLFKANRPLLRGMFTGRVDLEYVKHRHPLWYDRLVKKRAQSPGSRERAANLPQDMTV; encoded by the coding sequence ATGGCGGATAAGATACTGGAAAATGAAAAAAAGGTGCGCCGGCACAGCGCATCGGTACTCTTTGTCCACTGGGCCGTGGCCATTTCCACCATCCTGCTCATTTTTAGCGGATTTGGGCAGATGCCCGTGTACCGGCGCTACATGATTTACAAGATTCCGGGCCTGGGGTGGTCGGCAGATTTTTCGGTAACCCTGTACATACACTATGTGGCTGCGGCGGTGTTGATGTTTGCGGCGGCATACCACATTGTTTTTCACGTCATGCGCAAGGAATACGGCATCCTGCCCAGGAGGGGCGACCTTAAAGAGTCTTATTTGATCATCAAGGCCATGCTTACCGGTGGCAAGGAGCCCCCCAGCGACAAGTTTCTGGCCGAGCAAAGACTGGCCTATGCCTATATTGGCTTCTGGTTGCTGGTTATCATTGTCACCGGGATCGTCAAGGTATTGAAAAATCTGCCGGGCATTAATTTCCCGGGCAACACCATGATCTGGGTGAGCGACATTCACACCCTGGCCACCTTTATGTTGATTTTCGGCATTCTGGCCCACCTGGCGGCCTTCCTTTTCAAGGCCAACAGGCCTCTTTTGCGGGGAATGTTTACCGGCAGGGTGGACCTGGAATACGTAAAACACCGGCATCCCCTGTGGTATGATCGCCTGGTTAAAAAGCGGGCCCAATCTCCAGGCTCCCGGGAACGGGCGGCTAATTTGCCACAGGACATGACGGTTTAA
- a CDS encoding 4Fe-4S dicluster domain-containing protein, with protein MSLLSRRDFIKRTLAAGVASGLVLTGLGKTAEGAAITPRGTFYDLTKCDGCKGLKVPRCVSACREENSFKFPKPAEHIEYYWPHKKKEDWRDKKDLTTRLTPYNWTFVQHVQVKQDGRAVDVFIPRRCMHCDNPPCANLCPFGAQGKTPEGPVIINPNLCLGGAKCRDVCPWGIPARQAGVGLYMKLAPRYVGGGVMYKCDLCYHRVKEGKIPACVEACPRGAIAFGDKEEMREQAWKRAREIGGYIYGDKENGGTSTFYVSPVPFQKIHEQLMAQKNKQPNPTAPGFPGMPVGVGNFLDSVNGIAGALLVAPLAGAFAAGYAAYRTMKGGEDHGG; from the coding sequence ATGTCCTTGTTATCACGGCGGGATTTTATCAAGCGCACTCTGGCGGCAGGTGTGGCTTCCGGGTTGGTGCTTACCGGGTTGGGGAAGACAGCCGAGGGTGCCGCCATTACCCCCCGGGGGACCTTCTATGATTTAACGAAATGTGACGGCTGCAAGGGATTGAAGGTACCCCGGTGTGTTAGCGCCTGCCGGGAGGAAAACAGCTTCAAGTTTCCAAAACCAGCCGAACACATTGAATACTACTGGCCCCACAAGAAGAAAGAAGACTGGCGGGACAAAAAGGATCTGACTACACGCCTGACGCCCTATAACTGGACCTTTGTACAGCATGTGCAGGTGAAACAGGATGGTCGCGCGGTGGATGTATTTATCCCCCGGCGGTGTATGCACTGTGATAACCCGCCCTGCGCCAATCTCTGTCCTTTCGGTGCCCAGGGCAAGACCCCCGAGGGTCCGGTAATCATCAACCCCAACCTTTGCCTTGGGGGTGCCAAGTGCCGGGATGTTTGTCCCTGGGGAATACCCGCCCGGCAGGCAGGGGTGGGACTGTACATGAAGTTAGCCCCCAGGTACGTGGGAGGCGGGGTAATGTACAAGTGCGACCTGTGCTACCATCGGGTTAAAGAAGGGAAAATCCCGGCTTGCGTGGAGGCCTGCCCCAGGGGCGCCATTGCCTTTGGCGATAAGGAAGAAATGCGGGAGCAGGCCTGGAAACGGGCCCGGGAAATTGGCGGTTATATTTACGGGGATAAGGAAAACGGCGGGACGTCCACCTTTTACGTTTCGCCGGTTCCCTTTCAAAAAATTCATGAGCAATTGATGGCGCAAAAGAACAAGCAGCCGAATCCGACTGCTCCGGGATTTCCGGGCATGCCGGTGGGTGTGGGGAACTTCCTGGATTCGGTCAACGGCATTGCCGGTGCTCTACTGGTAGCCCCGCTGGCGGGAGCCTTTGCGGCCGGCTATGCGGCCTACAGGACCATGAAAGGGGGAGAAGACCATGGCGGATAA
- a CDS encoding YtrH family sporulation protein, with product METFLNKMVLIYFTALGILLGASLVGSLAAVLVREPPVITMLKLARDIKIWAIAAAIGGTFSTFEILESGLFQGEVRAVIKQLFYIVSALAGTQTAHYLILALCGGNK from the coding sequence GTGGAGACGTTTCTCAATAAAATGGTGTTGATTTATTTCACGGCGCTGGGCATTCTGCTGGGGGCATCGCTGGTAGGGTCCCTGGCTGCCGTTCTGGTTCGGGAACCGCCGGTGATCACCATGCTTAAACTGGCCCGGGACATTAAAATCTGGGCCATTGCCGCCGCCATCGGGGGCACCTTTTCCACTTTTGAAATTTTAGAAAGCGGGCTTTTCCAGGGAGAAGTCAGGGCTGTGATCAAGCAGCTTTTTTACATTGTCAGTGCCCTGGCCGGCACCCAGACGGCCCACTACCTGATCCTGGCCCTATGCGGAGGTAATAAATGA
- a CDS encoding amino acid ABC transporter ATP-binding protein produces MVKVRNLNKWFGRLHALKDVNLEVREGEVAVLIGASGSGKSTLLRCLNFLEQPEQGQVIFDGKVIDPRQDDLNLLRREVGMVFQHFNLFPHMSVLENIIEAPIMVKKVPREKAIEEALALLHKVGLADKVDAYPCQLSGGQQQRVAIARALAMHPRLMLFDEPTSALDPELVGEVLAVMKQLAREGMTMIVVTHEMGFAREVADRVIFMDEGRIVEEGEPAQVFSRPQKSRTRDFLSRVLWNFT; encoded by the coding sequence CTGGTCAAGGTGCGCAATCTCAATAAGTGGTTTGGTCGCCTGCATGCCCTCAAGGACGTCAACCTGGAGGTGCGGGAGGGGGAGGTGGCGGTGCTGATCGGGGCCAGCGGTTCCGGCAAAAGCACGCTGCTGCGCTGCTTGAATTTCCTGGAACAGCCCGAACAGGGCCAGGTTATATTTGACGGTAAAGTGATCGACCCCCGGCAGGATGACCTCAATCTTTTACGCCGGGAGGTAGGCATGGTCTTCCAGCATTTCAACCTTTTTCCCCATATGAGCGTGCTGGAAAATATTATCGAAGCACCAATTATGGTGAAAAAGGTGCCCAGGGAAAAAGCCATAGAAGAAGCACTGGCCCTCTTACATAAGGTGGGGCTGGCCGATAAGGTGGACGCCTATCCCTGTCAGCTTTCCGGTGGGCAGCAGCAGAGGGTGGCCATTGCCCGTGCCCTGGCCATGCACCCCCGGTTGATGCTTTTTGATGAGCCCACTTCAGCCCTGGACCCGGAGCTGGTGGGGGAAGTGCTGGCGGTAATGAAGCAACTGGCCAGGGAAGGCATGACCATGATCGTGGTCACCCATGAAATGGGTTTTGCCCGGGAGGTGGCAGACCGGGTGATCTTTATGGATGAGGGACGCATTGTGGAAGAAGGGGAGCCGGCCCAGGTTTTCAGCCGGCCACAAAAGAGCCGCACCAGGGATTTCTTGAGCAGGGTTCTCTGGAATTTCACTTAA